A stretch of Ignavibacteria bacterium DNA encodes these proteins:
- a CDS encoding anhydro-N-acetylmuramic acid kinase, which yields MKLIFSKHKKKLAVGLMSGTSLDGIDAVVCEIEGNGISIKVQTLACETFPYATKFREYILKNSHPSTAKLDDICRLNFLFSEMFADAVKKIVKKSGRNISEIDFIGSHGQTIQHLPKATTLFGKHIRSTLQIGDASVIAKLTGIVTVGDFRVGDVAFRGTGAPLVPYVDYCLFRSTKEHRALLNIGGIANMTLLPKNCSLQQILAFDTGAGNMVIDALMKIYFKKQFDRNGKIASKGNVHQQLLCSMQRHSYFRKPLPKSTGREDFGKEFVEILIRESTRWKLSNEDVIATATYFTGWGVWFHLKKIFVKKKFPNEIIVSGGGAHNKTMLKFLQEFFPRTIITPIDAYGISSDAKEAIAFAILANETLHGNSSNVPSVTGATRATILGKICLP from the coding sequence GTGAAACTTATTTTTTCAAAACACAAAAAAAAACTCGCCGTCGGTTTAATGTCGGGAACATCGCTCGATGGAATTGATGCAGTAGTTTGCGAAATTGAAGGCAATGGAATTTCAATAAAAGTACAAACGCTGGCATGTGAAACGTTTCCGTATGCAACAAAATTCCGTGAATATATTTTAAAAAATTCTCATCCTTCGACTGCAAAACTTGATGATATTTGTCGTTTGAATTTTCTCTTCTCTGAAATGTTTGCGGATGCAGTAAAAAAGATTGTAAAAAAAAGCGGAAGGAACATTTCCGAAATTGATTTCATTGGTTCACACGGACAAACAATTCAACATTTACCGAAAGCAACAACATTATTTGGGAAACATATTCGCTCGACATTGCAAATAGGAGACGCATCCGTGATTGCAAAGTTGACAGGAATTGTAACTGTTGGAGATTTTCGTGTGGGCGACGTTGCATTTCGAGGAACCGGTGCACCGCTTGTTCCATACGTTGATTATTGTTTGTTTCGTTCTACAAAAGAACATCGCGCGCTCCTCAACATTGGAGGAATTGCAAATATGACGTTGCTTCCGAAAAATTGTTCGCTCCAACAAATTCTTGCATTTGATACAGGTGCGGGAAATATGGTGATTGACGCACTGATGAAAATTTATTTTAAAAAACAGTTTGATAGAAACGGAAAAATTGCATCAAAGGGAAATGTACATCAGCAACTGTTGTGCAGTATGCAACGACACTCGTATTTCAGGAAACCACTGCCGAAATCAACGGGACGAGAAGATTTTGGAAAAGAGTTTGTTGAAATACTTATCCGAGAGAGTACGCGATGGAAATTATCAAATGAAGATGTTATTGCAACTGCTACTTATTTTACTGGGTGGGGAGTTTGGTTTCATCTTAAAAAAATTTTTGTAAAGAAAAAGTTTCCGAATGAAATAATTGTGAGCGGAGGAGGGGCGCATAACAAAACGATGCTCAAATTTTTGCAAGAATTTTTTCCTCGTACAATAATTACACCGATTGATGCATACGGAATTTCCAGCGATGCAAAAGAAGCAATTGCATTTGCAATTCTTGCAAACGAAACTCTGCATGGAAACTCTTCCAATGTTCCTTCGGTAACCGGCGCAACGCGTGCGACAATTCTTGGGAAAATTTGTTTGCCGTGA
- the msrA gene encoding peptide-methionine (S)-S-oxide reductase MsrA — MKHLVFVFSLSFLFLNCQSETSQTFTQMNTYTQLEKSINRTDTIVLGGGCFWCLEAVYDELEGIVDVVSGYADGTTMNPTYEEVCSGKTGHAEVVQIRFDSSRIPLEQILEMFWKCHDPTTINRQGADVGTQYRSIILYNNDAQKRIAEYSKQTVQREFENDIVTAIQPLKTFFYAEEYHQNYFAKNPEAPYCVFVIQPKLEKVKRTKK, encoded by the coding sequence ATGAAACATTTAGTTTTTGTATTCTCACTTTCGTTTCTTTTTTTGAATTGTCAATCAGAAACATCACAAACTTTTACTCAAATGAACACCTATACACAGTTGGAGAAATCCATAAATAGAACAGACACCATCGTACTCGGCGGCGGATGCTTTTGGTGCCTTGAAGCAGTGTACGATGAACTCGAAGGAATTGTTGATGTTGTTTCGGGTTATGCAGACGGAACAACGATGAATCCTACGTATGAAGAAGTTTGTTCCGGGAAAACGGGACATGCGGAAGTCGTGCAAATTCGTTTTGATTCGAGTAGGATTCCGCTTGAACAAATTTTGGAAATGTTTTGGAAATGCCACGACCCAACAACAATAAATCGTCAAGGAGCTGATGTTGGAACACAGTATCGTTCTATCATTTTATATAACAATGATGCACAGAAACGCATTGCGGAATACTCGAAACAAACAGTGCAACGAGAATTTGAAAATGACATTGTAACGGCAATACAACCGTTGAAAACTTTTTTTTACGCTGAAGAATATCATCAAAATTATTTTGCAAAGAATCCAGAGGCGCCGTATTGTGTGTTTGTTATACAGCCAAAACTGGAAAAAGTAAAACGGACAAAAAAGTGA
- a CDS encoding acyl--CoA ligase yields the protein MLSLAENVSSILNNTFLNRTLLSDNVEEILYSDLQEKISNAHCVGNFSFKEKFISFQNIGEMVAQHAREFAQLPFCIFYSDSANEKTRTEISYEEFYLRVGETTNFLLQHKILRGDNVAVVSFNHLDTVIQYFAIWFLGAVVVPINIGEDNVRIEYILSNSNAKLAFVREQYLEKLESIVENNSSLKKTIQLIRTGNSLSLPLKNAYVEFPSATFHLQSEISLREIPTLDDEALLVYTSGTTGLPKGVVLTQYNLLVDAKEISAWHYITSEQRMMCVLPLHHVNGIIVTLITPMYVGASVVLNQKFHSRSFFERIQSEKVNVVSVVPTLLQFLLHEHSNASFISVPSLRHIICGAGPLTVELALRFEERFHIPILHGYGLSETTCYSCFLPLELSEEEHKHWLKDFGFPSIGVPIPCNEMTIHDEQGNELSEGEKGEIVIRGHNVMKYYFQNDEANAKTFAFSWFRSGDEGFYQCDEKGRKFFFITGRMKELIIRGGSNISPFAIDEVLMNIDGVAAGLAVGFENDWYGEEIGAYIQLKEGVLLPEKEILERCRKHFSFAHSPKVVVFGMEIPVTSTGKYQRNKLKQLFTQWKSIQFSENKKSKH from the coding sequence ATGTTGTCATTAGCGGAGAACGTCTCATCAATACTAAACAACACGTTCCTCAACAGAACACTTCTCAGCGATAACGTGGAAGAAATTCTTTATTCCGATTTGCAAGAAAAAATTTCCAATGCTCATTGCGTTGGAAATTTTTCTTTTAAAGAGAAATTCATTTCGTTTCAAAACATCGGAGAAATGGTAGCACAGCACGCTCGCGAATTTGCTCAACTTCCGTTTTGCATTTTTTATTCCGATTCGGCAAATGAAAAAACGCGAACGGAAATTTCGTACGAAGAATTCTATCTTCGCGTTGGAGAAACAACAAATTTTCTTCTGCAACATAAAATTTTGCGAGGTGATAATGTCGCTGTTGTTTCGTTTAATCATCTTGATACGGTTATACAATATTTTGCCATTTGGTTTCTCGGTGCTGTTGTTGTGCCGATAAACATTGGTGAAGATAATGTGCGTATTGAATATATACTGTCAAATTCAAACGCGAAACTTGCATTTGTTCGCGAACAATATTTGGAGAAATTAGAATCAATCGTCGAAAATAATTCTTCGCTCAAAAAAACAATACAACTTATTCGAACAGGAAATTCTCTTTCTCTCCCATTGAAAAATGCGTATGTTGAATTTCCATCGGCAACCTTCCATCTCCAATCGGAAATTTCTTTGAGAGAAATTCCCACGCTCGATGATGAAGCGCTTCTTGTGTACACTTCTGGAACAACGGGGCTTCCAAAAGGAGTTGTTCTTACGCAGTACAATTTGCTTGTTGATGCCAAAGAAATTTCTGCGTGGCATTACATTACTTCTGAACAACGAATGATGTGTGTCCTTCCGCTTCATCACGTCAATGGAATAATCGTTACCCTCATTACTCCGATGTATGTTGGAGCAAGCGTTGTGTTGAATCAAAAATTTCATTCCCGTTCTTTTTTTGAACGAATCCAATCCGAGAAGGTGAATGTTGTGAGTGTTGTTCCGACGCTGTTACAATTTTTGTTGCACGAACATTCGAACGCTTCGTTCATTTCGGTTCCTTCATTACGCCATATAATTTGCGGCGCAGGACCATTGACTGTTGAACTCGCATTAAGATTTGAGGAACGATTTCATATTCCGATTCTTCATGGCTACGGACTTTCGGAAACAACGTGCTACTCGTGTTTTCTTCCGTTAGAATTGAGCGAAGAAGAACATAAACATTGGTTGAAGGATTTTGGTTTTCCTTCCATCGGCGTTCCGATTCCGTGTAATGAAATGACCATTCACGATGAACAGGGAAATGAACTGAGCGAAGGTGAAAAAGGAGAAATCGTTATCCGCGGACATAACGTAATGAAATATTATTTTCAGAATGATGAAGCAAATGCGAAAACATTTGCATTCTCTTGGTTCAGAAGCGGCGATGAGGGATTTTATCAATGCGATGAAAAAGGAAGAAAGTTTTTTTTCATCACAGGAAGAATGAAAGAACTGATTATTCGCGGCGGTTCTAATATTTCTCCGTTTGCAATTGATGAAGTCTTGATGAATATTGACGGAGTTGCCGCAGGTCTTGCTGTTGGATTTGAAAACGATTGGTACGGCGAAGAAATAGGCGCATATATACAACTGAAAGAAGGAGTTTTGCTTCCCGAAAAAGAAATTTTGGAACGTTGCAGAAAACATTTTTCATTTGCACATTCTCCCAAAGTTGTTGTATTCGGAATGGAAATTCCGGTAACGTCAACAGGAAAATACCAACGCAACAAACTGAAGCAGTTATTCACGCAATGGAAATCAATACAGTTTTCGGAAAACAAAAAATCAAAACACTGA